The genomic DNA GTGGACCAGCCGAGGAACCTGGCCAAGTCGGTGACCGTGGAGTAGCATTGTGTGCAACAGCGTGCAACAACAACAGCAGCAAAAGTAGATACAGCAGTTGGCGGGGTCATCATGGTTTTGATAACCCCGTTCTTTTTAGTTCATCACTTGCTCTTCCATTACTTCTCAGCATCTCTGGGCACATCGATGAAGCCATGCCGCTACACTTCTATGCTGCAAGGTCAGACTCTGTACGTGTGCCAGCCGGCTTGAATTCGACAGCGGTATCGTACGGTGTTGAAGGAGAGGTCATGGTAAGTAGCTTGGCGTAGCTCTCTTTCATCAGATGTTTGGCAGCGAACAGCGCAACGGGGTTGAATTTGAAGAATGCCGGTTTGCTCAGTATCTTGCATCCGCGCAGGATTTTTGATGCATCCAGTGAAGGTTTACCCGAGGGAAACCCTTTGAAGACATATTTCGCATCAGAAGACGCTGCAGCTTCACGAAGCGCGTGAAGCATTACATCCGTGACCTGCAGTTGCTGGCTCGCCGTGTCGGAGAAGAAGATGTCGTCGATCACTACATCTTCCACACGGTAAGATACATCGATGGCTGAAAGCTTGCCGGCATGGTAAGCGCCCAGAACGACTATGTGAGGGAAGCTGAACAGTGTATGGGACCAGGCGGTAAAATGCTGGATACGCAGACGTTCCTTTTTGTACTGGTAGTTTGTTCTCGAATAGAATGAAAGATAAATCTCGTAGGCCTCAGCTATGAATTCCTCCAGATCGAGGATGCGTCTGACGGTGAAGTGTTTCATGCCTTTCCTGGTCCTGCGCCGATGAGTTTCTCCCAGGCTTTGCAAGGAATACCCCTGCGGGTCCTCATACACGAACAGATTAATCGAGGTGTTTGCTGAAAACGAGGGGGACACGGCGTGAAGAACTCCTCCCAGCAGTGATTTTTTGGGATAGCGTAAACCTGCATTGTCTATCTCTGTGAAAGGGAATAGGGGCCGGAAAAAGAATGGCCGGACTTCCGCCCACCAAGTTCCCCCTATCTGTTGCACCTTCATTCCATTTGCGCGATTGAACGCGGCCAGCTGGTCGAGCGTCATCTTGTGCGAGTACATAAAATCCTCCTTTGCATGACATGAAATATGATCAGAAGGAACGAAAGCCGGCAATTAATTAGCGCAGATTAATTTTGCGCCTATTGTAGCGTAGATTTTCCGGCTGACAAGAAAAAAAGGAGGCAATTCTTGGAATTGAGGCCGGTTCTGTGATAGACAACCATAAGTGACGGATCATGAATATTTGCGAACCTCTTGGACGGGATGTTGAGTGTCTGTTCGACAAGCCGCATCGAGTAGATATAATCAAAATCTGAACTCGCACCGGTACCGAGAATCGGATTCGGGGAGGGAATATGGACAGGAAGATCTACCTGAGCATACTGGCTGCCTTGGCCACTGCAGCCATAATATGGCTTCTTTTTCTGCTGATAGCTCCTTTCGCGATGCCATTCGTCTGGGCACTGGTGGTCGGCCTCGCTACATATCCATATTACGAACGCATCGAAGGTCGTTTTCGAGGCCATCCCGACCGCGCGGCAAGTCTGATGGTCGGTCTTGTCACGCTGGGCGTCATTCTTCCCGCCGCGATTCTCATTTTCATGATAGCCCAGAATGCTGCGGTCTGGTATTACGAGAGCGCCGAACTCTTTCGCTCCCTGAGCACTTCGGGGACGAGCGTTCTCAATAGGGTCCCCTTCGGAGACAGGATACTTTCGCTGGTAGAAGGAACCGGATTCGACATCACCGAGCACGCAGCACAGATTGCCGGAACGGCTTCCCAGTTCCTTCTGAATATGGCGAGCAGCACGGTCAGGAACGTTGCTCAGTTCATGCTGACCCTCGCCATGTCTATCTTTATCCTCTACTTCATATATCGGGACGGAGCGAGGGTTGTAGATGCCGGGGTCCGGCGCTTTGCCGACGATCCCGGAACGATCAGGCACTACCTTACCAAGATCCGGTCCACAACCACGGCAGTTGTGGTCGGTACTATACTGACCTGCCTCGTTCAGGGTGCATTGGCCGGGGTCGGGTACTTTTTCGCCGGAGTTCCCGCGCCGGTCCTCTTCGGCCTGCTTACCGCCATAGGCGCTCTTGTTCCCGTCGTGGGCACCGCACTCGTGTGGGTTCCCCTCGTGGCATACCTTGCCCTCACCGGAGCGTACCTTAACGCAGGCCTCCTCGCCGGTTGGTGCGCCATCTTCGTTGGTATTTCGGATAATGCAATCAGGCCACTGACCATCGGAGCCAGAAGTAACATCCCGACACTGGCAGTCGTGCTCGGTGCCGTGGGGGGTGCTGCGACCATGGGGCTTCTCGGGCTGATTGTCGGTCCCATAGTTTTCGCCATCATGGCAACACTCTGGAGGGACGCCACCGCTGAAGGAGGGCGTCACCGCAATGAGCACCGAAGCGAATCAGTCCCTCCTGAAAATCCGGATACCACTAACTTTTAAATGGTGGTACAGTTAGTTCGTCCCGCGCAGCATATCCCCTGAAAATCGCTGCAATCAAACCTAGATGTGAGCCCATGAATCTCCTGCAAAACCTGAATCCGCCCCAGAAGGAAGCGGTCCTTCACGGTGAGGGTCCCCTTCTGATCCTCGCGGGGGCCGGTTCCGGCAAGACCCGCGTCATCGTCCACCGCATTGCCTGGCTCATACTTGAGCGGGGGGTGCCGCCGTGGCAGATATTGGCTGTAACCTTCACCAACAAGGCTGCTGGTGAGATGAGGGAGCGCGTCCAGAGCCTCCTTGGAGGGGGGGAGATCCCCCTTATAAGTACCTTCCATTCCGCCTGCGCCCGGATACTGAGGCGCGACATCCGGCACCTGGGCTATGACGGCAACTTTGCAATCTACGACGACCGGGACAGCGAACGCCTTCTCAAAGAGATCGTAGGCTCCTTCGGGTTCGACGAGAAGCGTTATCCCGCCAAGTCTTTTGCCGCCGCCATTGACGATTGCAAGAATGCAGGGAAGATTCCCGGTGATCTGGAGGGAGGAAGTCCCTTCCTCGACAAGCTTGCACGGGTTTATACGGCCTATCAGGAACGGCTGCGGATGTGCAACGCTCTTGATTTCGGGGATCTCGTGCTCCTGACGGTGCGCCTCTTCGAAACAGTTCCGGATGTCCTCGCCCGGTATCGGGAAAAGTTCCGCTGGCTTCTCGTGGACGAGTATCAGGATACCAACGCGATCCAGTACCGGCTCGTGAAGCTCCTGGCCGGGGACCGCCAAAACCTTTGCGTAGTGGGAGACGACGACCAATC from Geobacter sp. DSM 9736 includes the following:
- a CDS encoding AI-2E family transporter, producing MDRKIYLSILAALATAAIIWLLFLLIAPFAMPFVWALVVGLATYPYYERIEGRFRGHPDRAASLMVGLVTLGVILPAAILIFMIAQNAAVWYYESAELFRSLSTSGTSVLNRVPFGDRILSLVEGTGFDITEHAAQIAGTASQFLLNMASSTVRNVAQFMLTLAMSIFILYFIYRDGARVVDAGVRRFADDPGTIRHYLTKIRSTTTAVVVGTILTCLVQGALAGVGYFFAGVPAPVLFGLLTAIGALVPVVGTALVWVPLVAYLALTGAYLNAGLLAGWCAIFVGISDNAIRPLTIGARSNIPTLAVVLGAVGGAATMGLLGLIVGPIVFAIMATLWRDATAEGGRHRNEHRSESVPPENPDTTNF